The DNA sequence GCCAGCCACGGGCGTCCAAGCACCTGCGGGTGCTCCGGGAGGTGGGGCTGGTGCGGGTCCGCGAGGCGGGCAAGCAGCGCCTCTACGGCCTGGACGCGCGCGGCCTGCGGCCGATCCACGAGTGGGTCGGCGGATTCGAGCAGTTCTGGAACGGGAGTTTCGACCGGCTGGACGCCTACGTGCAGGACCTCAAGCAGACACGACAGGAGAAATGACCGATGGCAGGAACAGAGCAGGAAACACCGGCGGAGCCGGCGACGGCCGACCGCGAGATCATGATCTCCCGGGTCATCGACGCCCCGCCGGAGCTGGTGTTCGAGGCGTTCACCGAGTTACGGCACCTGGCGCAGTGGTGGGGCCCGGAGGGGTTCAGCACCACCACGCGGTCCTTCGAGTTCCGCCTCGGCGGCGAGTGGGACTTCGTGATGTACGGCCCGGACGGCACCGACTACTCCGAATGGATCACCTGGACCGAGATCGTCCCACCGGAGCGGATCGCGCTGCTGCACGGTGAGTCCCGCGACGACCCGAAC is a window from the Solwaraspora sp. WMMD792 genome containing:
- a CDS encoding metalloregulator ArsR/SmtB family transcription factor, which translates into the protein MARAATTSDVFNAIAEPQRRDILALLRAGEWPVTDLARELGMSQPRASKHLRVLREVGLVRVREAGKQRLYGLDARGLRPIHEWVGGFEQFWNGSFDRLDAYVQDLKQTRQEK
- a CDS encoding SRPBCC family protein, which gives rise to MAGTEQETPAEPATADREIMISRVIDAPPELVFEAFTELRHLAQWWGPEGFSTTTRSFEFRLGGEWDFVMYGPDGTDYSEWITWTEIVPPERIALLHGESRDDPNAFESTLAFTPDGAATRISMRTVFPTRELRDQAVEKYHAIEGGEQTLSNLAAYVADLAQRRQEDR